Proteins co-encoded in one Pelobates fuscus isolate aPelFus1 chromosome 5, aPelFus1.pri, whole genome shotgun sequence genomic window:
- the PABPN1 gene encoding polyadenylate-binding protein 2 — MAAVSSAAALRGADYENGLRSGAGSGAGGPEPGEDDPMGRPIDLDLELLSPGRRNRRTAGRGASARRSGGRGAGAAGLEELEEEELEEEEPGELSGDQTIEDPELEAIKARVREMEEEAEKLKELQNEVEKQMNMSPPPGNAGPVIMSVEEKMEADARSIYVGNVDYGATAEELEAHFHGCGSVNRVTILCDKYTGHPKGFAYIEFSDKESVRTSMALDESLFRGRQIKVVPKRTNRPGISSTDRGYLRARYRARASSYSSRSRFYSGFTARPRGRVYRGRARVTSWYTPY; from the exons ATGGCGGCGGTGTCCTCGGCCGCAGCGCTGCGTGGGGCGGATTATGAGAACGGGCTGCGGAGTGGGGCCGGATCGGGCGCTGGGGGGCCGGAGCCGGGGGAGGACGATCCCATGGGCCGTCCCATCGATCTGGACCTGGAGTTACTGAGTCCCGGCCGGAGGAACCGGCGGACCGCGGGCAGGGGAGCCTCGGCCAGGAGATCGGGCGGGCGCGGGGCTGGGGCGGCCGGCCTGGAGGAGCTTGAGGAAGAGGAGCTCGAGGAAGAGGAGCCCGGGGAGCTGAGCGGAGACCAGACCATCGAGGACCCG GAACTTGAGGCCATCAAGGCTCGTGTTCGTGAAATGGAGGAAGAGGCAGAAAAATTAAAGGAATTGCAGAATGAAGTTGAGAAACAAATGAATATGAGCCCACCACCTGGCAATG CCGGGCCAGTCATCATGTCTGTAGAAGAAAAAATGGAGGCCGATGCCCGTTCCATATATGTAGGAAAT GTTGACTATGGTGCGACTGCTGAAGAGTTAGAGGCTCATTTCCATGGATGTGGCTCTGTGAACAGGGTGACCATTCTGTGTGACAAGTATACTGGTCATCCAAAAGG gtTTGCTTACATAGAATTCTCAGATAAAGAATCGGTCAGGACGTCAATGGCATTGGATGAATCACTGTTCAGAGGGAGACAAATAAAG GTAGTTCCCAAGCGGACtaacagaccaggtatcagttcaACAGACAGAGGCTATCTACGGGCGAGATATAGAGCCAGGGCATCCTCCTACAGCTCGCGTTCCCGCTTCTACAGTGGCTTCACTGCCAGACCCAGAGGACGCGTGTACAG GGGTCGGGCTCGAGTGACGTCATGGTATACTCCttactaa